In the Arthrobacter sp. 31Y genome, one interval contains:
- a CDS encoding glycosyltransferase family 2 protein, translating to MHVTAVVVAHDGGNYLPRTLAALSDQTRSVDAAIGVDTGSTDNSLELLSEAFGQNNVTSFHQAKSGFGAAVHAGLEELAPSGGAAHGAAGSAARGAAPDNSGAKDSSVEWIWLLHDDAAPAPDALAELLHAVERAPSVTVAGCKQLGWDNKRHLVDVGLSTSRWAERLTLIDADEVDQGQYDARTDTFAVNSAGMLIRRDVWELLQGFDPALPGSGDDVDFCWRNWLAGNRVVIVPSARMFHVEHRPHGLGTSSAARKAQIHLRLKHTPWWNVPFQALGALFGAVVRLVLSILVKEPGYGLSQFTATIAALVRPVAIAKGRRVAARTRRVHRSVVRGLQTPTREVRANRRSLLEAIRPADDTQGFSDLLAPEPSGDAADDFTALATNERGWVGTGAVAAALVALAAALVGLLGLLRSGTVAGGGLLPLSASPGDIWANASAWWISLGAGLPGHGDPFGYVLWLLSLFGGGDGNAAMVWLLILAMPLSALGAWFASGALTTKRRFRLAAALAWSAAPALLIAINEGRAGALVAHVMMPLLLLALLRASGSAVAQGPALAGRQLSRRPALIIGKPGINGTPSWTAAAAAGLAMAVVTASAPSLLGPVIVAVVLAAVVLGQRGKTLWWSLLPTVALFLPYGISVLDRPRSLLADPGLPLTFEAAPLWQQLLGQPLAFNIDGGVTGLAIFGPGPVPWALLLALLVIAPVLILAVAALFLPGKRTALARVFWLVALATLASGWLVGHVATGVNNNVIVGPFTGPAVSASGVLLLGAAILGAEKLFAAPRKAPKGSRRQLPVRRVASAVAMALLVAGPLAGMAAWAAQNVLQPTPTAGSGAASRTAEQDSSLGTRRQIWPVETGTLPATAVDRGQGPERTRTLVITSGEQGAFSSSLMRGAGTTLDSLSTIASARTIIGAPGREEIADDDAATASLRRAVATIVAGTGVDPRADLEQLGAGFIVLKAEDNAAQLTASRMDAVPGLVAVGQTDAGWLWRVTPRNQEAATAADTAHRVRIVDSQGTLLSTLPSEEVSVDATVPPAATGASGDNGRKVVLAERADPGWTAWLDGRQLQSTTSGWSQAFELPASGGDLEIRYTNPWALWFGILQAVVIGLTVLLAVPMPARRSRTGMSRDEVSLRKEYSSV from the coding sequence GTGCATGTTACCGCCGTCGTGGTTGCCCACGACGGCGGCAACTATCTGCCCAGGACATTGGCGGCATTGTCGGACCAGACGCGTTCGGTAGATGCCGCCATTGGTGTTGATACAGGTTCCACGGATAACTCGCTGGAATTGCTCAGCGAGGCCTTCGGCCAGAACAATGTGACCTCGTTCCACCAGGCAAAGTCAGGTTTCGGGGCAGCCGTCCACGCCGGTCTGGAGGAGCTCGCTCCCTCAGGAGGTGCCGCACACGGTGCCGCGGGCAGTGCTGCACGCGGTGCCGCGCCGGACAACAGCGGCGCGAAGGACTCTTCCGTCGAATGGATCTGGCTTTTGCATGACGACGCCGCTCCGGCGCCTGATGCGTTGGCGGAACTTCTCCACGCGGTTGAACGCGCGCCCTCTGTCACGGTGGCGGGATGCAAGCAGCTTGGCTGGGACAACAAGCGGCACCTGGTGGATGTGGGACTGTCGACGAGTCGCTGGGCTGAACGCCTTACGCTGATCGACGCCGATGAAGTGGATCAAGGGCAATACGATGCCCGGACCGACACCTTCGCCGTGAACTCCGCAGGAATGCTGATCCGTCGCGATGTCTGGGAACTTCTGCAAGGTTTTGACCCGGCTCTTCCGGGAAGTGGTGACGATGTGGATTTCTGCTGGCGAAACTGGCTCGCGGGCAATCGCGTGGTTATTGTCCCCAGTGCCCGGATGTTCCATGTGGAACACCGCCCGCATGGTCTGGGAACGTCCTCCGCGGCACGAAAAGCCCAGATCCACCTGCGGCTCAAGCACACGCCATGGTGGAATGTACCCTTCCAAGCGTTAGGTGCCTTGTTCGGAGCCGTGGTCCGACTCGTGTTGAGCATCTTGGTCAAAGAACCGGGATATGGCCTCTCGCAGTTCACTGCCACCATCGCTGCCCTTGTCCGGCCCGTTGCCATTGCCAAGGGCCGCCGCGTTGCGGCCAGGACACGCCGCGTGCACCGCTCGGTGGTCCGCGGACTACAGACGCCCACCCGCGAGGTACGTGCTAACAGACGCTCGTTGCTGGAAGCGATCCGTCCCGCCGATGACACCCAGGGTTTCTCCGATCTTCTTGCCCCGGAACCCAGCGGGGATGCTGCCGATGACTTCACCGCACTGGCCACCAATGAACGTGGCTGGGTGGGCACAGGAGCGGTGGCTGCTGCGCTGGTGGCCCTCGCCGCAGCACTCGTAGGGCTGCTGGGACTACTCCGCTCAGGCACGGTTGCCGGTGGGGGGCTCTTGCCGTTGTCGGCCTCGCCAGGAGATATTTGGGCCAACGCGTCCGCTTGGTGGATCTCCTTGGGCGCTGGCCTGCCCGGGCACGGCGATCCGTTCGGCTATGTGCTGTGGCTGCTCTCGCTGTTCGGCGGCGGTGACGGCAACGCCGCGATGGTGTGGCTGCTGATCCTTGCAATGCCGTTGTCCGCTCTGGGTGCGTGGTTCGCATCCGGCGCGCTGACTACCAAACGCCGTTTCCGGCTTGCGGCCGCCTTGGCATGGTCCGCTGCTCCTGCGCTCCTGATCGCGATCAACGAGGGCCGTGCAGGCGCCTTGGTGGCCCACGTCATGATGCCACTGTTGCTCCTCGCCCTGTTGCGCGCCTCGGGATCCGCCGTAGCACAGGGCCCGGCGTTGGCGGGCAGGCAGCTCAGCCGTCGTCCTGCCCTGATCATCGGAAAGCCCGGAATCAACGGAACACCATCGTGGACTGCCGCAGCCGCTGCAGGTCTGGCGATGGCCGTGGTTACTGCCTCTGCGCCGTCGTTGTTGGGGCCGGTGATCGTTGCGGTGGTCCTGGCCGCGGTGGTCCTGGGGCAACGGGGCAAAACACTGTGGTGGTCGCTCCTGCCAACCGTCGCTTTGTTCCTGCCCTATGGAATATCCGTGCTGGACCGGCCGCGCTCGTTGCTCGCCGATCCCGGATTGCCACTGACGTTCGAGGCAGCTCCGTTGTGGCAGCAACTTCTCGGCCAACCGCTGGCTTTCAATATCGACGGCGGTGTGACCGGTTTGGCGATCTTCGGTCCTGGCCCTGTGCCGTGGGCCCTGCTGCTGGCCCTTCTGGTCATTGCGCCGGTCCTGATCCTTGCTGTTGCCGCTTTGTTCCTGCCCGGAAAACGCACTGCGCTGGCCCGGGTGTTCTGGTTGGTTGCTTTGGCTACGCTTGCGAGCGGTTGGTTGGTGGGCCACGTGGCCACCGGGGTCAACAACAACGTGATTGTTGGGCCTTTTACTGGTCCAGCCGTATCGGCGTCGGGGGTTTTGCTCCTGGGCGCTGCCATTCTTGGCGCTGAGAAGCTCTTCGCCGCCCCTCGAAAGGCACCGAAGGGTTCCCGCCGTCAGCTCCCAGTCCGGCGCGTTGCCTCGGCTGTTGCCATGGCGCTCCTGGTTGCCGGCCCCCTTGCGGGCATGGCTGCGTGGGCCGCCCAAAATGTCCTCCAGCCCACGCCCACTGCCGGATCGGGCGCGGCATCCCGGACTGCCGAACAGGATTCCTCCCTTGGCACCCGCCGCCAGATTTGGCCGGTGGAAACGGGCACGTTGCCTGCTACTGCCGTGGACCGTGGACAGGGACCGGAGCGCACGCGAACACTGGTCATCACCAGCGGCGAGCAGGGCGCCTTCTCCTCATCACTGATGCGCGGTGCCGGTACCACATTGGACAGCTTGTCCACCATTGCCTCTGCACGGACCATCATCGGCGCACCGGGACGTGAGGAAATCGCTGACGATGACGCTGCCACGGCGTCCCTGCGCCGGGCTGTTGCCACCATCGTGGCGGGCACGGGCGTGGACCCTCGCGCAGACCTTGAACAGCTTGGTGCCGGATTCATCGTCCTGAAGGCAGAGGACAACGCCGCCCAACTGACGGCCAGCAGAATGGACGCCGTCCCGGGACTCGTGGCTGTAGGCCAGACCGACGCCGGGTGGCTGTGGCGAGTGACGCCTCGGAACCAGGAGGCCGCTACTGCCGCCGACACCGCACACCGGGTACGCATCGTGGACTCCCAAGGAACTCTCCTGAGTACGCTGCCATCCGAAGAAGTGTCTGTGGACGCCACTGTGCCACCAGCGGCTACCGGGGCATCGGGGGACAACGGTCGGAAGGTTGTCCTCGCCGAACGCGCCGATCCCGGCTGGACCGCCTGGCTGGATGGCCGCCAATTGCAGTCCACAACGTCCGGCTGGTCGCAGGCCTTCGAGCTGCCGGCCAGCGGGGGTGACCTTGAAATCCGCTATACCAACCCCTGGGCCCTGTGGTTCGGAATACTGCAGGCAGTGGTGATTGGATTGACGGTTCTGTTGGCCGTGCCGATGCCCGCACGCCGCAGCCGGACCGGCATGTCGAGGGACGAAGTCTCCCTCCGTAAGGAGTACAGCAGTGTCTGA
- a CDS encoding Trm112 family protein, whose product MPKVSPELLSILRCPVTGSPLVQEGDELVSTDAAADGEKLRYTIEDGIPLLLPPELLAAANAATSGQHDSKA is encoded by the coding sequence ATGCCAAAGGTCAGTCCTGAACTGTTGTCCATCCTGCGCTGCCCGGTGACGGGTTCACCGCTGGTCCAAGAGGGCGATGAGTTGGTTTCCACCGATGCCGCTGCGGACGGCGAAAAGCTCCGCTACACCATTGAGGACGGCATCCCGTTGCTCCTGCCACCGGAACTGCTGGCGGCCGCCAACGCGGCAACATCGGGCCAGCACGATTCCAAGGCCTGA
- the ahcY gene encoding adenosylhomocysteinase, which translates to MTFDFKVADITLAEAGRHQIRLAEHEMPGLMSLRAEFGAAQPLKGARIAGSLHMTVQTAVLIETLTALGAEVRWASCNIFSTQDEAAAAVVVGKGTPENPQGVPVFAWKGETLEEYWWTAEQILTWPGADANPELGPNMILDDGGDATLLLHKGVEFEAAGAVPTATEEDPEEYVLILDLLRRTLAADPQKWTRLAARIEGVTEETTTGVHRLYQLAEQGKLLFPAINVNDSVTKSKFDNKYGIRHSLPDGINRATDVLMGGKVAVVCGYGDVGKGAAEALRGQGSRVIVTEIDPICALQAAMDGYQVAKLETVLAQGDIFITTTGNKDVIMAEHMLGMKNKAIVGNIGHFDNEIDIAGLAKIQGVKKVEIKPQVHEWVFEAGADSERSIIVLSEGRLLNLGNATGHPSFVMSNSFANQTIAQIELWTKKDQPAGEREYQNQVYVLPKILDEKVARLHLDALGVELTELSKDQADYLDLDVAGPYKPEHYRY; encoded by the coding sequence ATGACTTTTGATTTCAAAGTGGCTGACATCACTCTCGCGGAGGCCGGTCGCCACCAGATCCGTCTTGCCGAGCACGAAATGCCGGGCCTCATGTCGCTCCGCGCGGAGTTCGGTGCCGCGCAGCCGCTTAAGGGTGCAAGGATCGCCGGGTCACTGCACATGACGGTACAAACCGCTGTGCTCATCGAAACCCTCACTGCCCTGGGCGCCGAGGTCCGCTGGGCCTCCTGCAACATCTTCTCCACCCAGGATGAAGCCGCTGCCGCCGTCGTCGTTGGCAAAGGCACCCCGGAGAACCCGCAAGGTGTCCCGGTTTTCGCTTGGAAGGGCGAAACCCTCGAGGAGTACTGGTGGACTGCGGAGCAGATCCTCACCTGGCCTGGCGCTGACGCCAACCCGGAGTTGGGTCCCAACATGATTCTCGACGACGGCGGCGATGCCACGCTGCTGCTGCACAAGGGCGTCGAATTCGAAGCCGCAGGGGCCGTTCCCACCGCCACCGAGGAAGATCCGGAAGAATACGTCCTCATCCTGGACCTCCTTCGCAGGACCCTTGCCGCTGATCCGCAGAAGTGGACCCGCCTGGCGGCCCGCATTGAGGGCGTCACCGAGGAAACCACCACCGGTGTGCATCGCCTTTACCAGCTCGCGGAGCAGGGCAAACTGCTGTTTCCGGCCATCAACGTCAACGACTCCGTGACCAAGAGCAAGTTCGATAACAAGTACGGCATCCGGCACTCCCTGCCGGATGGCATCAACAGGGCCACGGACGTCCTCATGGGCGGCAAGGTTGCGGTTGTTTGCGGCTATGGCGACGTCGGCAAGGGCGCCGCTGAGGCGCTCCGAGGCCAGGGCTCACGGGTCATCGTCACCGAAATCGACCCCATCTGTGCTCTCCAGGCTGCGATGGACGGCTACCAGGTGGCCAAGCTGGAGACCGTGCTCGCCCAAGGCGACATTTTCATCACCACCACGGGGAACAAGGACGTCATCATGGCCGAGCACATGCTGGGCATGAAGAACAAAGCAATCGTTGGAAACATCGGCCACTTCGACAACGAGATCGACATCGCTGGGCTTGCAAAGATTCAGGGTGTCAAGAAGGTTGAGATCAAGCCGCAGGTCCACGAGTGGGTGTTCGAGGCAGGCGCGGATTCAGAGCGTTCCATCATTGTGCTGTCCGAGGGCAGGTTGCTCAACCTGGGCAATGCCACAGGCCACCCGTCGTTCGTGATGAGTAACTCCTTCGCCAACCAGACCATTGCGCAGATTGAACTCTGGACTAAGAAAGACCAGCCCGCCGGAGAGCGCGAGTACCAGAATCAGGTCTACGTCCTCCCCAAGATCCTGGATGAGAAGGTTGCGCGCCTCCACCTGGATGCTTTGGGCGTCGAGCTGACCGAACTGAGCAAGGACCAGGCCGACTACCTCGACCTGGACGTGGCAGGGCCGTACAAGCCGGAGCACTACCGCTACTAG
- a CDS encoding metallopeptidase family protein: MQSQPHVPGFTIRWTDADGDQAQEHAGSEVRGFRRRRRNRHGRGLRGELMLPNLPGFRTRAERFDDMVLDSAERLQDMWGKQLDGVLFAVDEIPPNLEQLVAMGNTAPLGSYTPGGRGEAPMITVYRRVVAQGVSTREELQDLVHDVVVEYTAEMLGVPPETLDPVYRRRYQ; the protein is encoded by the coding sequence ATGCAGTCACAGCCACATGTTCCCGGATTCACTATCCGGTGGACTGACGCCGATGGCGATCAGGCCCAGGAACACGCCGGTTCGGAAGTTCGGGGATTCCGGCGACGCCGGCGCAACCGGCACGGACGTGGACTGCGCGGAGAACTGATGCTCCCCAATCTCCCCGGATTCCGCACCCGCGCAGAGCGTTTCGATGACATGGTGCTGGACTCGGCGGAGCGACTCCAGGACATGTGGGGTAAACAACTCGACGGCGTTCTCTTTGCAGTCGACGAAATTCCGCCCAACCTTGAGCAGCTCGTCGCCATGGGGAACACGGCCCCGTTGGGCTCTTACACGCCCGGTGGTCGCGGCGAGGCACCCATGATCACGGTGTACCGTCGCGTGGTTGCGCAGGGCGTTTCCACTCGGGAGGAACTCCAGGACCTCGTCCATGACGTGGTGGTGGAGTACACGGCCGAGATGCTCGGTGTGCCTCCTGAGACGCTGGACCCGGTTTACCGGCGTCGATACCAATAA
- a CDS encoding L,D-transpeptidase: protein MTEVATRKKGKIIAIIGVCAAIVVGGIGVVTVPGLLAGSPQGAAVAPSPAPTVEAKPVELGITPLDGAVEWNPVVGPQVKAVNGKLKDVVLTPVGGGVSVQGQTSPDGSTWTTLEVLKFKTQYSFAFTVVDTAGKETKKSQTFTTVSAAYEADASIYPRHGTTAGSGQPIEINFSEPVVDKVAMEKRVAITVSSGQPVAWHWYSDKKVRIRPEAFWASGTTVTVDMKLLGVDFGNKMIGNADVVSTFTTGPQRVAVVDDTTKTMNVYSDGQLVHTAPVSLGGEDWLSPTGYAVILEQERKSNFNAGSIGLKPGDKGYYAPMVVDYANRLTWSGVYVHQALESAWGAIGRVNVSHGCVGLLPADAEWFFNNMKTGDVVQILNTGAPAVEPLEGFGDWNIPWASYAQR, encoded by the coding sequence ATGACGGAAGTCGCCACACGGAAAAAGGGCAAGATCATTGCCATTATTGGAGTCTGCGCAGCTATTGTGGTGGGCGGAATTGGCGTGGTCACGGTGCCCGGGCTGCTGGCAGGCTCTCCTCAAGGAGCGGCCGTTGCGCCGTCGCCTGCTCCCACTGTGGAGGCCAAACCCGTGGAGTTGGGCATCACCCCACTGGATGGCGCTGTGGAGTGGAATCCCGTTGTTGGCCCCCAGGTCAAGGCGGTCAACGGCAAGTTGAAGGACGTAGTGTTGACGCCGGTGGGCGGCGGGGTGTCGGTGCAGGGCCAGACCAGCCCTGATGGCAGCACGTGGACCACCCTTGAGGTCCTGAAGTTCAAAACCCAGTACAGCTTCGCCTTCACCGTGGTGGACACGGCAGGCAAGGAGACCAAGAAGTCCCAAACCTTCACTACGGTTTCCGCGGCGTACGAGGCAGATGCGTCCATTTACCCCCGCCACGGCACCACTGCAGGTTCCGGACAGCCCATTGAAATCAACTTCAGCGAGCCGGTCGTAGACAAAGTGGCCATGGAGAAGCGGGTTGCCATCACCGTTTCGTCCGGCCAGCCCGTGGCTTGGCACTGGTATTCGGACAAGAAGGTCAGGATCCGTCCGGAGGCCTTCTGGGCTTCCGGCACCACCGTCACCGTAGACATGAAGCTTTTGGGCGTCGACTTCGGTAACAAGATGATCGGCAATGCCGACGTCGTTTCGACTTTCACCACCGGCCCCCAACGGGTGGCAGTGGTAGATGACACCACCAAGACCATGAATGTGTATTCCGATGGGCAGCTGGTCCACACGGCGCCCGTATCGCTGGGTGGCGAAGACTGGCTTTCACCCACCGGCTATGCGGTGATCCTGGAACAAGAACGCAAATCCAACTTCAACGCCGGCAGCATCGGCCTGAAGCCGGGGGACAAGGGCTACTACGCTCCGATGGTGGTGGACTACGCCAACCGCCTCACATGGTCCGGCGTTTATGTCCATCAAGCCCTCGAATCGGCGTGGGGGGCCATCGGCCGGGTGAACGTCTCTCACGGCTGCGTGGGCCTGCTGCCTGCGGATGCTGAATGGTTCTTCAACAACATGAAGACCGGAGACGTCGTCCAGATCCTCAACACCGGAGCCCCGGCAGTGGAACCGCTGGAAGGCTTCGGAGACTGGAACATCCCCTGGGCGAGCTACGCCCAGCGCTAG
- a CDS encoding pentapeptide repeat-containing protein, translating to MTISPSLSPDCGNCFALCCTALGFARSADFAINKPAASPCPNMADDFSCTIHQRLRPRGFRGCTAFDCFGAGQVVSQHTFAGTSWTQDPSSKSSTFAVFKVVRQLQEMLWYLAEARQRTFDPELAAAADQLSEGIATTAQGDASTVLAADVESLHGEVRALLMEISQEARASYGAEGRQTPDGGIQADADLMGANLPNRRLCGSDLRGAYLIGANLSGSDLTAVDLLGADLRGAQLHGADLSRALYLTQPQINAAEGDPNTLLPPRLTKPAHWQ from the coding sequence ATGACCATTTCACCAAGCCTCAGCCCGGATTGCGGCAACTGTTTTGCCCTTTGCTGTACCGCGCTCGGATTCGCCCGATCCGCTGACTTCGCGATCAACAAACCTGCAGCCTCGCCATGCCCGAACATGGCGGACGACTTTTCCTGCACCATCCACCAGCGCTTAAGGCCCCGGGGCTTCCGCGGTTGCACGGCTTTTGATTGTTTCGGCGCTGGCCAAGTGGTGTCCCAACACACCTTCGCCGGAACCAGTTGGACACAGGACCCTTCGTCCAAGTCCTCGACGTTCGCCGTATTCAAAGTAGTCAGGCAACTCCAGGAGATGCTCTGGTACCTTGCCGAAGCCAGGCAACGGACTTTCGATCCCGAGCTCGCGGCTGCGGCGGACCAGCTGTCCGAGGGCATAGCCACCACCGCCCAAGGCGACGCGTCCACGGTCCTTGCGGCCGACGTCGAGTCCCTCCACGGAGAGGTTCGGGCGCTTCTGATGGAGATCAGCCAAGAAGCCCGCGCCTCTTACGGCGCCGAGGGCCGGCAAACCCCCGACGGCGGCATCCAGGCGGATGCCGATCTCATGGGCGCCAACCTGCCCAACCGCCGCCTCTGCGGATCAGACCTCCGCGGCGCCTACCTGATCGGAGCAAACCTGAGCGGCAGCGACCTCACCGCCGTGGACCTCCTGGGAGCAGATCTCCGTGGAGCACAGCTTCACGGAGCCGATCTCTCCAGGGCGCTCTACCTGACGCAACCGCAGATCAACGCCGCCGAAGGCGACCCCAACACCCTCCTACCCCCAAGACTCACAAAACCGGCTCACTGGCAGTAG
- a CDS encoding DUF5719 family protein has product MSEDQKNESGESTGASEPKKPRSSGSRSSSSRSSSSRSSNKGVITGVLSAVVILAAGGGAVAATSMVPEPSGGTTMDIRQADVPAGRALGVCPEPARLVNGTVVGTDADFSPVSTTASSVLNAVVLSNPAGTVPGSNVASLGGNTVARIADSPTSTPTPTVGPPVLAAGVASISPVTSPTVVGAEAVGNEQASLAGNLSYSATDGDLRGLASTQCQPPGNDAWLLGANTAVGRTAVLNVSNASETPATVNLELYGYAGQIQAPGARGLLVAPGTTRSVNLAGLAPGESQLAVHVRSTGGPVAATIQQSVLRGIAPGGVEYLSPGAGPSNLQVMSGVDIQDPAGVKALAAKSGFADAVPALQIAVPGSTDAVVQVSLYGANGERKIPNGGVLTVKGGTVATLNLDGVPAGSYTVRASSDVSFLASSRVTRGAKAEDATDFAWSPSSARLGSQHLVAIPREGQRSLSFGVPEGRGTVSYAPVTADGKVGKAVDVDLSGGTTSMIELPEKSGGSVVAGYVVSASGDPVYGAVVLGKQGRTDVSVVAIQDAAAGLQKVPVSVGY; this is encoded by the coding sequence GTGTCTGAGGACCAAAAGAATGAGTCCGGCGAAAGCACTGGGGCCTCCGAGCCCAAGAAGCCCCGGAGTTCCGGCAGCCGAAGCTCGAGTAGCCGGAGCTCGAGTAGCCGGAGCTCCAATAAGGGGGTTATCACCGGCGTCCTCTCTGCAGTGGTTATCCTTGCGGCAGGCGGTGGGGCAGTGGCCGCGACGTCCATGGTGCCTGAACCTTCCGGGGGGACCACCATGGACATCCGCCAAGCCGACGTGCCTGCGGGCCGTGCCTTGGGTGTCTGTCCCGAACCCGCAAGGCTTGTTAATGGAACCGTAGTTGGCACGGATGCTGACTTCAGCCCGGTGTCCACCACGGCCAGCAGTGTCCTGAACGCCGTGGTGCTGAGTAACCCGGCCGGAACGGTGCCAGGCAGCAATGTGGCATCCCTCGGTGGCAACACCGTGGCCCGGATTGCAGATTCCCCCACCAGTACGCCGACGCCCACCGTTGGTCCGCCGGTACTAGCGGCCGGCGTCGCGTCCATCAGCCCTGTGACCTCGCCTACTGTGGTGGGCGCCGAGGCCGTCGGAAACGAGCAAGCGTCCCTGGCTGGCAACCTGAGCTACTCAGCCACGGACGGTGATCTCCGGGGCCTGGCGTCCACGCAATGCCAGCCGCCGGGAAATGACGCCTGGCTATTGGGTGCAAACACTGCCGTTGGCCGAACTGCTGTTCTGAACGTAAGCAACGCTTCCGAGACCCCCGCCACGGTCAACCTCGAATTGTATGGATACGCCGGTCAGATCCAGGCGCCGGGGGCACGCGGTCTTCTGGTTGCGCCTGGAACCACCCGTTCAGTGAACTTGGCCGGACTCGCGCCTGGCGAATCGCAACTTGCCGTGCACGTGCGTAGTACAGGCGGCCCGGTGGCAGCCACCATCCAGCAGAGCGTGTTGCGTGGGATCGCTCCGGGTGGCGTTGAGTACCTCTCGCCGGGCGCGGGGCCATCGAACCTGCAGGTGATGTCCGGCGTCGACATTCAGGACCCGGCGGGAGTCAAAGCCTTGGCTGCCAAGTCAGGTTTCGCGGATGCCGTACCGGCCCTTCAGATCGCCGTCCCCGGTTCCACGGACGCAGTGGTTCAAGTCAGCCTTTATGGTGCCAACGGGGAACGCAAGATTCCCAACGGGGGAGTGCTGACGGTCAAAGGAGGTACCGTGGCCACACTCAACCTTGATGGTGTTCCAGCCGGCAGCTACACCGTCAGAGCCAGCTCGGATGTCTCCTTCTTGGCCTCGTCGAGGGTAACCCGCGGCGCCAAAGCGGAGGATGCAACGGACTTTGCCTGGTCGCCGTCGTCGGCCCGCCTCGGTAGCCAGCACCTGGTGGCCATACCCCGGGAGGGCCAGAGGTCTTTGAGCTTCGGTGTCCCTGAGGGGCGGGGCACGGTCAGCTACGCCCCGGTCACTGCCGACGGAAAGGTGGGCAAAGCCGTTGACGTGGACCTGTCCGGTGGGACCACCTCCATGATTGAGCTGCCGGAGAAGTCCGGAGGCTCGGTGGTGGCGGGCTACGTGGTTTCTGCTTCGGGTGACCCCGTGTACGGCGCGGTGGTACTTGGAAAGCAAGGCCGCACAGACGTTTCCGTCGTGGCAATTCAGGATGCGGCCGCGGGACTGCAGAAGGTCCCTGTCTCGGTTGGCTACTAG
- a CDS encoding DUF3499 domain-containing protein, producing the protein MALIWDVVGAIRQCSRSACRQSAVATLTYVYAESTAVLGPLATYAEPHAYDLCSQHAESLTVPRGWEVLRLAMPTTPQEPGPDDLLALANAVREAASATTETPARQSHAQMEPPAGAEGTRRGHLRILREPS; encoded by the coding sequence ATGGCGCTAATCTGGGATGTTGTGGGTGCCATTCGTCAATGTTCCAGATCAGCCTGCCGCCAGTCCGCGGTGGCCACTTTGACGTACGTGTACGCAGAGTCAACCGCAGTTCTGGGGCCTCTGGCCACCTACGCGGAACCGCATGCCTATGATCTTTGCTCGCAGCATGCGGAGTCCCTGACGGTTCCGCGTGGCTGGGAAGTGCTGCGTTTGGCTATGCCCACAACGCCGCAGGAGCCAGGTCCGGACGATTTGTTGGCACTTGCCAACGCGGTCCGGGAGGCTGCCTCGGCCACCACTGAAACTCCTGCCCGGCAGAGCCACGCGCAGATGGAGCCGCCCGCAGGTGCCGAGGGCACCCGGCGAGGGCACTTGCGTATCCTCCGCGAACCGTCCTGA
- a CDS encoding RDD family protein: protein MSSIITGEAVVLELRPASFAARALGLILDVISQVVLAILLIILVATASQDLDDAAIQALILSSVVFSVVIVPVTVETLTRGRSLGKLATGLRIVRDDGGSIRFRHALIRGLLGFLEIYMTFGGLAIGVALFNDKSKRLGDIVAGTYSLRQRVPSKPRIMPMAPHHLQPWVAMADIGRVPDATARRAGTFVQQAYLMAPASRVNMAASLASELARYVAPPPPAGTIPEDYIGAVLGERRNRELVRLRQAEQRNATIGERLRKLPFTDS, encoded by the coding sequence ATGAGTTCAATCATTACAGGCGAGGCAGTCGTCCTCGAGCTTCGCCCCGCCTCCTTTGCCGCGCGGGCCCTGGGCCTCATCCTGGATGTCATCTCCCAGGTGGTCCTCGCGATACTCCTGATCATCCTCGTCGCCACAGCCTCCCAGGATCTAGACGACGCCGCCATCCAAGCGCTGATCCTCAGCAGCGTTGTGTTCTCCGTGGTCATCGTCCCCGTTACCGTGGAGACACTGACCCGCGGGCGCTCGTTGGGGAAACTCGCAACGGGACTACGCATAGTCCGCGACGACGGCGGGTCCATCCGCTTCCGGCACGCCCTCATCCGCGGCCTCCTCGGGTTCCTGGAGATCTACATGACCTTCGGCGGCCTCGCAATCGGTGTGGCACTTTTCAACGACAAATCCAAGCGCCTCGGCGACATCGTTGCAGGCACCTACTCCCTCCGGCAACGCGTTCCCTCAAAACCCCGGATCATGCCCATGGCCCCGCATCACCTGCAACCATGGGTGGCCATGGCGGACATCGGGAGGGTACCGGATGCCACCGCACGTCGGGCTGGAACTTTCGTGCAGCAGGCATACCTCATGGCACCGGCGTCGCGCGTCAATATGGCGGCCTCGCTGGCATCCGAACTCGCCAGGTACGTGGCTCCTCCCCCGCCAGCCGGCACCATCCCCGAAGACTACATAGGTGCAGTCCTCGGGGAACGGCGCAACCGCGAACTCGTGCGCCTACGACAAGCGGAACAGCGGAACGCCACCATAGGAGAGCGACTCAGAAAGCTGCCGTTCACTGACAGTTAG